Genomic window (Bacteroidales bacterium):
ATTATGGAAACCGACCAGAAATACGTTCTGTGTTTTACGCATAACGGGGTGAAATAAAAATGACGGATATAGGCAATTTGTGATCAGTTGTTCTATCTGACTTGTACAATAAAGGTTTTGGATTCTGCCGAAGGAACATTTTTTTCCCACGACCTGTAGTATTCCATTTTTATAGTATCAATTCCGGTCTTGATTCCTTCAAATGTCCATATTTCCTTTCCTCCGCTTCCTGTTCTGACCGGGAAATCAGCAACATATCGCCAATTAGTGGAATCGACAATAGAAATATCCTGTTTGTTTGACCATTTCCATTGATACCCGGTAGTAGGGTTGGATTCTAATTTAATTTTAAAACGTTCATGAACTTTTATTTCAAAATCCATTTTGGTTTGATCTTTTGTTCCATCAGATAACTGTTTACATTCTGAAAAACTTACTGATAAAGTAAGCATAATAAAAACTAATGTTTTCATATTAATGATAATTGGTTGGAAATTCTGTAAGTTAACCTGTATGCTTATCAGGAAAATACATTTACAATTTACAAATTATTATCGATTTCTTAAATTTACAATTGTATACATGTAACCAATTTTGATTTTGGTCGTCATATTCTTTGTCACTCAATTCCTTTAACCACTACCATGTTAAAAAACCTGTTCAAAACCGCAGTTCGTTATCTTTTCAAACACTTTGGATACAGTGCATTGAACATTCTCGGACTGACCCTCGGAATTACAAGCGCCCTATTCCTGATCATATATTCATTTAATGAAATCAGTTACGACCGGTATCATGAAAAAGCCGGCAGAATTTACAGGGTATCTTCTAAGATAACTGAATCTGATGACCAGTTTACATGGATAGTGGCTCAAATACCATTCGGGCCTCAATGCGCCCAGGATTACCCTGAGGTGGAAGCCTATGTAAGGTTTATTCCAATGGACCGTGCGGTATTCAAATATGAAGATAACGAATTCACTGAAGAAAAATTCTTTTATGTTGATTCAACGCTGTTTGACATTTTTACCTATCCTGTTATCAAAGGCGAGGTGAAATCCGCCATAAGAGAACCGAATAAAATTGTTCTGACAGAGAAAATCGCCGCACGATATTTCGGCGATGCCGATCCGATAGGAAAAGTGCTGCAATCGGGCGACAAATCCTATGAAGTAACCGGTGTCATTAAGAACGTACCCAATAACTCGCACTTCCGTTTTGATGCGGTGACTTCGCGAAGCAACCTTCCGAAAGAACTGGGTTCATGGGGTAATTTCGGAGTCTTTACCTACATTCTGCTTCCTGAAAATACAGACGTTAAGGCGTTTGAGAAAAAAATGCAGGGCATGTACGACAAGTACATGAAGCCGATATTTGAAAAAATGAATATAAAAATCGAATACATACTGGAACCGGTAACCCGTATACACCTGTATTCGACTAATAGCGGAGAACCTGAACCTACCGGCAGCATCAGGTATGTATACATTTTCTTTATAGTTGCTGTTTTGCTCGTGATGATAGCGGCCATGAATTACATGAATCTTGCAACTGCCCGGTCGACCCGCCGTGCCAGGGAAGTAGGCCTCCGAAAAGTTGTCGGATCGGCCAGAGGGCCCATTATAATGCAGTTTCTTTCAGAATCGGTTGTATTCACTGTTTTTTCGATGATCATCAGCCTCATCCTTGTGGCTGTATTGCTGCCAAAGTTTAACATACTTGCCGGCCGGACATTTGACTTTCATGTACTTTATTCACCGGTAGTCCTGATTACATTAACAGTGATTCTCCTGATTGTCGGAATTGCAGGAGGAAGTTACCCGGCGTTCTTCCTTTCAAGGTTCAGTCCGGTTACCGTATTAAAGGGTGAAATCACCCAGGGCAAAGCAGGAAGTTCATTCAGGAAAATACTTGTGATCATACAGTTTGCCGCCTCGGTAATCATGATCATCTGTACACTTGTAGTTTTCAGACAGCTCCATTACATGAAAAATATGGACCAGGGTTTTGATCAGAAGAATGTCGTTACACTGCAACTGGATGGTCCTCTCAGCCGGAAATATCCTGTTCTGAAACAGGCATTGCTCGAAAATAAAGATATTGTGCATGTCACTTCAACGAATACACCCATAGGTGAAGGGTCTCCGAAAGTTATTTTCAATGTTGAAACAGAACAGGGAATGGAAACCCGGGGCGTTAACTTTGCCGTGGTCGATCATGATTTCATTGAAACTATGGGGATAAAAATAAAGAGCGGCAGAGATTTCAGAGAAGACATGCCTTCAGATACCCTGTCATCGATTGTGGTTAACCAGACATTTGCAAACCGGATGGCATGGAAAGACCCGATCGGGAAAAAGATGGAACTCGGAGATTCAAACACGCTGCGTGCAAGGGTAATAGGCGTAATGGACGATTATCACCAGACAGGAATGTACAACCAGGTTGAATCGCTTGTACTGGTTTACCGCGAGATGAACAACGTGATTTATATTAAACTAAGCGGAGAAAATACAAGGGCAACCCTTGATTTTATAAAATCAACATGGAACGACATTTTTCCTGATCAGCCTTACAACTACACATACCTCACCGATCGGTTCAATAACCAGTTTGATGCCGATGAAAAAAGGGGCCTGATTTTCACCCTTTTCACCCTGCTGGCCATTCTGATTGCATGTCTCGGTTTATTCGGTCTTGCCTCATACATGGTAGAACAGCGTACTAAAGAAATCGGTATCAGAAAAGTCTTTGGTGCCGGTGAAGGAAAGATCTTGCAGCTCATATCACGCGACTTCCTGTACCTGGTCATAGCAGGAATTGTAATTGCCGTTCCTGTTGCAATGTATATAATGAATAAATGGCTTGAAAATTATATATACAGAATTCATATAGGAGTACTGTTAATAGTGCTGGCTACCTCGCTGACAATAGTAATTACATTCCTTACAATAGGGTATAAGGCTTACCAGGCTGCAATAATGAACCCGGCCAGTTCGATTAAGACTGAATAAACGGTTTCTTAATCCAGGTATACTATAAAATGGCAGGTCTTGCCTCCCCTTCTGAGGCTCTCGGCAACATCAACCCTAAATTCACGACCTAAAGCTGTTTCAAAAATGGCCTTATGTGTGTTACGGGTGCATTCGCAATGGATATCGTTTGGCTTTGGTGTGCGATAATTGGCGGCAGGGCAGTAACAACGATCTGAAACTTCGCCATAGCGGATGTGGACTTTATTATCTTCTTTCCAGATTTCAAAATTCTTGCTGTAATTCTCAATGAGTTTTTCAAGGTTTGCATTGCTTGTCAGGGCTATGTCCTTTTTGAACTGGTGCCTGTTGAAACATTGTACGCCGCAGAAAGCAACAATCTTTTCCTGGGTGGCCCTGTCAAGATTTTTGTCAATTGACTCAAGCAGGTCAGTCAGCCAGTTCTGAACAAATTCTTTTTGTGATTTTACTTCATCACAATTGTCAGTGCTTTGAACGGGTGTTGTTTCACCGGCGAACAGTTTACCAGCAACAAAAGGGCAAACGCCCATGAGGGCAAGCTTTTGAGCAAAGGCTTTTCTATCCATGGATTTATTGTTAAAAGGTGTTTTTCTTTAGACCGGCGAAGAGGGAAAAACCCTAATGTCAGTCATTGCGAGTGATCACCCCCCTGCTAATGACGCCTTTTCGTAATTCGTTGAAAGCCCATGGTTGTCATATTATTGGGTGATCCTTAAAAAGGTCTTCTAACTCGTAATGACGATCTTTTGTCTGTATTATATTATCTTTAAAATACCAAAACAACTCACCATGAACCGGAGTATTACCTGCCTGCTGTTTCTTGTCGTTTCCTTAGCTTCTTTCAGCCAGACCTTTCTGATCGACGATGACTGGAAATTCCACCGTGGTGGAGCCCAGGGCGCAGAAGATCCGTCGTTTAATGATTCGGATTGGAGATCGGTTGATCTGCCTCACGACTGGAGCATTGAGGACCTGCCCGGTACAAATTCTCCTTTTTCACCTGATGCGGTAAGCCAGGTAAGCGG
Coding sequences:
- a CDS encoding protease inhibitor I42 family protein — translated: MKTLVFIMLTLSVSFSECKQLSDGTKDQTKMDFEIKVHERFKIKLESNPTTGYQWKWSNKQDISIVDSTNWRYVADFPVRTGSGGKEIWTFEGIKTGIDTIKMEYYRSWEKNVPSAESKTFIVQVR
- a CDS encoding ABC transporter permease, which gives rise to MLKNLFKTAVRYLFKHFGYSALNILGLTLGITSALFLIIYSFNEISYDRYHEKAGRIYRVSSKITESDDQFTWIVAQIPFGPQCAQDYPEVEAYVRFIPMDRAVFKYEDNEFTEEKFFYVDSTLFDIFTYPVIKGEVKSAIREPNKIVLTEKIAARYFGDADPIGKVLQSGDKSYEVTGVIKNVPNNSHFRFDAVTSRSNLPKELGSWGNFGVFTYILLPENTDVKAFEKKMQGMYDKYMKPIFEKMNIKIEYILEPVTRIHLYSTNSGEPEPTGSIRYVYIFFIVAVLLVMIAAMNYMNLATARSTRRAREVGLRKVVGSARGPIIMQFLSESVVFTVFSMIISLILVAVLLPKFNILAGRTFDFHVLYSPVVLITLTVILLIVGIAGGSYPAFFLSRFSPVTVLKGEITQGKAGSSFRKILVIIQFAASVIMIICTLVVFRQLHYMKNMDQGFDQKNVVTLQLDGPLSRKYPVLKQALLENKDIVHVTSTNTPIGEGSPKVIFNVETEQGMETRGVNFAVVDHDFIETMGIKIKSGRDFREDMPSDTLSSIVVNQTFANRMAWKDPIGKKMELGDSNTLRARVIGVMDDYHQTGMYNQVESLVLVYREMNNVIYIKLSGENTRATLDFIKSTWNDIFPDQPYNYTYLTDRFNNQFDADEKRGLIFTLFTLLAILIACLGLFGLASYMVEQRTKEIGIRKVFGAGEGKILQLISRDFLYLVIAGIVIAVPVAMYIMNKWLENYIYRIHIGVLLIVLATSLTIVITFLTIGYKAYQAAIMNPASSIKTE